A section of the Paenibacillus yonginensis genome encodes:
- the ftsY gene encoding signal recognition particle-docking protein FtsY codes for MSFFKKLKESIASKTESVTRQFKEGLEKSRKGFVEKVAELVTRRKKIDEDFFEELEEILIGADVGVNTVMELIDDLRKEVKQRKIEEAAELQPILSEKIRELLRGDEDNSIRMNPDGITVILFVGVNGVGKTTTIGKLAHRYKQQGKKVLMAAGDTFRAGAIEQLEVWGQRVGVDVIKQQAGSDPAAVMFDAVQAAKQRGADILLCDTAGRLQNKTNLMEELNKIYRVIQREIPGAPHEVLMVLDATTGQNALSQAKLFGEKSGVTGLVLTKLDGTAKGGIVVAIRQELSLPVKFVGLGEKMDDLQEFDSEQFVHGLFSGLIDESEQDENEEEAANTNV; via the coding sequence ATGAGTTTCTTCAAGAAACTGAAAGAAAGCATTGCATCCAAGACAGAATCCGTAACCCGGCAGTTTAAAGAGGGGCTGGAGAAAAGCCGTAAAGGATTCGTCGAGAAAGTAGCGGAGCTCGTTACCCGCCGCAAAAAGATTGATGAGGATTTCTTCGAAGAGCTGGAGGAAATTTTGATTGGCGCGGACGTAGGCGTGAATACGGTCATGGAGCTGATTGACGATCTGCGCAAGGAAGTGAAGCAGCGCAAAATCGAAGAAGCAGCGGAGCTTCAGCCGATCTTGTCGGAGAAGATCCGGGAACTGCTGCGCGGGGACGAAGACAATTCTATCCGGATGAACCCGGACGGCATTACGGTCATCTTGTTTGTCGGCGTCAACGGCGTCGGCAAAACGACCACGATCGGCAAGCTCGCGCACCGCTACAAGCAGCAGGGCAAAAAAGTGCTTATGGCGGCGGGCGATACGTTCCGTGCAGGCGCCATCGAGCAGCTTGAGGTTTGGGGGCAGCGGGTAGGCGTCGACGTGATCAAACAGCAAGCCGGTTCCGATCCGGCTGCAGTTATGTTTGATGCGGTGCAGGCGGCGAAGCAGCGCGGCGCGGATATTTTGCTGTGTGATACGGCTGGACGTCTGCAGAACAAAACAAACCTGATGGAAGAGCTGAACAAAATTTACCGCGTTATTCAGCGCGAAATTCCGGGTGCCCCGCATGAAGTGCTGATGGTGCTGGACGCTACAACCGGACAGAATGCGCTGAGCCAGGCGAAGCTGTTCGGGGAAAAAAGCGGCGTGACCGGTCTGGTGCTTACCAAGCTGGACGGAACCGCCAAAGGCGGCATCGTGGTGGCGATCCGCCAGGAGCTGAGCCTGCCGGTCAAATTCGTCGGTTTGGGTGAGAAGATGGACGATCTGCAGGAATTTGATTCGGAGCAGTTTGTTCATGGCCTGTTCTCCGGACTGATTGACGAGTCGGAACAAGATGAAAATGAAGAAGAGGCTGCGAATACCAACGTTTAA
- the trhA gene encoding PAQR family membrane homeostasis protein TrhA, which yields MANTHTFSRREEMANAVTHGVGALLSVAALVLLIVFASMKGTAWHVVSFTVYGVSMLLLYSCSTLVHGLKEGRAKDLFEIFDHSSIYLFIAGTYTPFLLVATRGPLSWTLFGIVWGIAAVGVVFKAFFVKKFLFMSTLFYLGMGWLIVLIWPELTAAVPTAGMMLLMVGGALYTLGTLFYVWRGFPYHHAVWHLFVLGGSVLHFLAILLYLLPWH from the coding sequence ATGGCCAATACGCATACATTTTCAAGGCGGGAGGAAATGGCCAACGCGGTTACGCATGGCGTTGGTGCATTGCTTAGTGTGGCCGCGCTGGTCCTGCTGATCGTTTTTGCAAGCATGAAAGGGACGGCCTGGCATGTGGTCAGCTTTACGGTTTACGGGGTGAGCATGCTTCTGCTGTATTCCTGCTCAACACTTGTTCACGGCTTGAAAGAGGGCCGGGCCAAGGATTTATTTGAAATCTTTGACCATTCTTCGATCTATTTATTTATTGCTGGTACCTACACGCCTTTCCTTCTAGTAGCGACCCGGGGGCCGCTGAGCTGGACCTTGTTCGGAATCGTTTGGGGGATCGCCGCTGTAGGCGTTGTGTTCAAGGCCTTTTTTGTAAAAAAATTCCTGTTCATGTCTACGTTGTTCTACCTTGGCATGGGCTGGCTGATTGTGCTGATATGGCCGGAGCTTACGGCTGCGGTGCCGACGGCTGGCATGATGCTCTTGATGGTGGGAGGCGCACTATACACGCTCGGAACTTTGTTTTATGTATGGCGGGGTTTCCCTTATCACCATGCGGTTTGGCATCTGTTTGTGCTTGGCGGAAGCGTGCTGCATTTCCTCGCGATTTTGCTGTACCTGCTTCCGTGGCATTGA
- the ylxM gene encoding YlxM family DNA-binding protein: MSQENRLEKTNRVNLLFDFYELLLTEKQQTFLKYYFHDDFSLGEIAAEFEISRQAVYEHIKRAEQMLEAYEQKLGLLAKQQKADEDLIRLEKLLEGSELSSADKEQALAIVKELQSL; this comes from the coding sequence ATGAGTCAGGAGAATAGGCTGGAGAAGACGAACAGAGTCAATTTGTTATTTGACTTTTATGAACTTCTGCTGACAGAGAAGCAGCAGACCTTCCTTAAATATTATTTCCATGACGATTTCTCGCTTGGAGAAATCGCCGCTGAATTCGAGATTAGCCGCCAGGCGGTATACGAACATATCAAGCGGGCCGAACAGATGCTGGAAGCTTACGAGCAGAAGCTGGGACTGCTGGCCAAACAGCAGAAAGCGGATGAGGATCTCATCCGGCTTGAGAAGCTGCTTGAGGGCAGCGAGCTTTCGTCCGCCGATAAAGAACAGGCGCTTGCGATCGTCAAAGAGCTGCAGTCTTTATAG
- the ffh gene encoding signal recognition particle protein, with product MAFEGLTTRLQNVFSKLRGKGKVSEEDVNEAMREVRLALLEADVNFKVVKEFISKVKEKAVGSEVMGSFTPGMVIIDIVNKELTELMGGTQAKLARSNKPPTVIMMAGLQGAGKTTTSAKLAKMLLKGNHRPLLVAGDIYRPAAIKQLQVLGEQIKVPVFSLGDGISPVEIARQALEQAKENGNDYLIIDTAGRLHVDEELMEELKQIHATVTPDEVLLVVDAMTGQDAVNVAESFHAQLELTGVVLTKLDGDTRGGAALSVKAVTGCPIKFASLGEKIDALEPFHPERMASRILGMGDMLSLIEKAQSSIDADKAKEMERKMRNAEFTFDDFLEQMDQVKKLGPIDQIMDMIPGMGKVKQMKDVKVDEKQMGRVEAIVRSMTKEEKQNPDLINHSRRKRIAAGSGSNLADVNRLIKQFDEMRRMMKQLSDMMGGPKSGKAAKMLRGMQGKAGKGMKFPFR from the coding sequence ATGGCATTTGAAGGCTTAACAACACGTCTGCAGAATGTATTCAGCAAGCTGAGGGGCAAAGGCAAGGTTTCGGAGGAAGACGTCAACGAAGCGATGCGCGAAGTGCGGCTTGCCCTGCTGGAAGCGGACGTTAACTTTAAAGTCGTTAAGGAGTTCATATCCAAGGTCAAAGAGAAAGCTGTCGGCAGCGAGGTTATGGGCAGCTTTACTCCAGGCATGGTCATCATCGATATCGTCAACAAGGAATTGACCGAGCTGATGGGCGGCACGCAGGCGAAGCTGGCCCGCAGCAATAAACCGCCAACCGTCATCATGATGGCTGGCCTGCAGGGGGCCGGTAAGACCACCACCTCTGCCAAACTGGCCAAGATGCTGCTCAAAGGCAATCACCGGCCGCTGCTGGTAGCCGGCGATATTTATCGTCCTGCGGCCATCAAACAGCTCCAGGTGCTTGGAGAGCAGATTAAAGTCCCCGTGTTCTCCTTGGGCGACGGCATCAGTCCGGTTGAAATCGCCAGACAAGCTTTGGAACAGGCCAAAGAGAACGGCAACGATTATCTGATTATTGATACCGCCGGTCGTCTGCATGTGGACGAAGAGCTGATGGAAGAGCTCAAGCAGATCCATGCTACGGTAACGCCGGATGAGGTGCTGCTGGTGGTCGATGCGATGACCGGTCAGGATGCGGTAAATGTGGCGGAGAGCTTCCACGCCCAGCTTGAATTGACAGGGGTCGTATTGACGAAGCTGGACGGCGATACCCGCGGCGGTGCAGCGTTGTCCGTCAAAGCCGTTACAGGCTGTCCGATCAAGTTCGCATCGCTTGGTGAGAAGATTGACGCGCTTGAGCCGTTCCATCCGGAGCGGATGGCTTCCCGGATTCTCGGCATGGGCGATATGCTCTCCCTGATCGAGAAAGCTCAGTCGAGCATTGACGCAGACAAAGCTAAGGAAATGGAACGCAAGATGCGCAATGCCGAATTTACGTTCGATGATTTCCTAGAGCAGATGGATCAGGTGAAGAAGCTTGGACCGATTGACCAGATCATGGACATGATCCCGGGCATGGGCAAAGTGAAGCAGATGAAAGATGTGAAGGTTGACGAGAAACAAATGGGACGCGTCGAAGCCATCGTTCGTTCGATGACGAAGGAAGAGAAGCAGAATCCGGATCTGATCAACCACAGCCGGCGCAAGCGGATTGCGGCGGGCAGCGGCTCCAATTTGGCCGATGTCAACCGTCTGATCAAGCAGTTCGACGAGATGCGCCGGATGATGAAGCAGCTTTCAGACATGATGGGCGGTCCTAAATCCGGCAAAGCGGCGAAGATGCTGCGCGGCATGCAGGGCAAAGCAGGCAAGGGTATGAAGTTCCCTTTCCGTTAA
- the rpsP gene encoding 30S ribosomal protein S16, protein MAVRIRLKRMGAHKAPFYRVVVSNSRSPRDGRFIEEIGYYNPTTVPAVVNIDEEKALKWLQDGAQASDTVRNLLSKAGVMKKFHESKLQK, encoded by the coding sequence ATGGCAGTTCGTATTCGTTTGAAACGTATGGGTGCTCACAAAGCTCCTTTCTACCGTGTGGTGGTTTCGAATTCCCGTTCCCCACGTGACGGCCGCTTTATCGAAGAAATCGGTTACTACAACCCGACTACAGTACCGGCAGTAGTGAATATCGATGAAGAGAAAGCTCTGAAATGGTTGCAGGATGGCGCACAAGCTTCCGATACTGTTCGCAACTTGCTCAGCAAAGCGGGCGTTATGAAGAAGTTCCATGAGTCCAAATTGCAAAAATAA
- a CDS encoding KH domain-containing protein: MEQLVGVIAKALVDHPEDVRVSVVEKENLIVYELTVHPDDVGKVIGKQGRIAKALRTVVTSAAVKMDKRVTVDIIS, encoded by the coding sequence GTGGAGCAATTAGTCGGCGTTATTGCGAAGGCTTTAGTTGATCATCCGGAGGATGTCCGTGTAAGCGTCGTGGAGAAAGAGAATCTGATTGTTTATGAACTGACCGTACATCCTGATGATGTGGGGAAAGTGATCGGCAAGCAGGGCCGAATCGCCAAGGCGCTTCGCACGGTAGTGACTTCAGCAGCTGTAAAGATGGACAAACGGGTTACCGTGGACATCATATCTTAA
- the rimM gene encoding ribosome maturation factor RimM (Essential for efficient processing of 16S rRNA), with amino-acid sequence MSEALLSVGKIVNTHGIRGELKILSSTDFPDVRFAEGNRLLFVNPETGQQVPVTVQMSRPNKGTFILKFKEFGNINEVEKYKGWDLKVTKDQTIELEPDEYYFHEIIGCEVITEEGEALGSITEILRPGANDVWVVKMKNGKQLLLPVIDDVVLDVDVQAKQVKIHLMEGLL; translated from the coding sequence ATGTCAGAAGCTTTATTATCGGTTGGCAAAATTGTCAATACACACGGCATTCGCGGTGAGCTTAAAATACTGTCCAGCACGGATTTTCCAGATGTCCGCTTTGCGGAAGGAAACCGCCTGCTGTTCGTAAATCCTGAGACCGGCCAGCAGGTACCGGTTACGGTGCAAATGTCCCGCCCCAATAAAGGGACCTTCATTCTGAAGTTCAAGGAATTCGGCAACATTAATGAAGTCGAGAAATATAAAGGCTGGGATCTCAAGGTAACCAAAGATCAGACCATTGAGCTTGAGCCGGACGAATATTATTTCCATGAAATCATTGGCTGTGAGGTCATTACAGAAGAAGGCGAAGCACTGGGGAGTATTACGGAGATTTTGCGGCCGGGCGCCAACGATGTCTGGGTAGTCAAAATGAAAAACGGCAAGCAGCTGCTGCTGCCGGTTATTGATGATGTAGTGCTCGACGTGGACGTACAAGCCAAACAGGTGAAAATCCATCTGATGGAAGGGTTGCTGTAA
- the trmD gene encoding tRNA (guanosine(37)-N1)-methyltransferase TrmD has product MRVDVLTLFPEMFTGVFGTSILGKAQEKGIVSLNAINFRDYSESKHGTVDDTPYGGGGGMVLKPEPIFRAVEALLSEQAGEKVSLEQRPEGEVPDPAGTLAEAVDSSLGQARQRESGSKRPPRVILLCPQGEPFTQAKAEELAREDHLIMICGHYEGYDERIREHLVTDEISVGDYVLTGGELPAMVVTDSVIRLLPGVLGNETSAVTDSFSTGLLEYPHYTRPVEFRGWKVPDILLSGHHSNIDAWRRKEALRRTWKRRPDLLDKLELTQQDKLWLKEIQASEEP; this is encoded by the coding sequence ATGCGGGTAGATGTGCTGACGCTTTTTCCGGAAATGTTCACCGGCGTATTTGGCACGAGCATTTTGGGCAAAGCGCAGGAGAAGGGGATCGTTTCCCTAAATGCTATCAATTTCAGAGACTACTCTGAAAGCAAACACGGCACCGTTGACGATACTCCCTATGGCGGAGGAGGAGGCATGGTGCTGAAGCCGGAACCGATCTTCCGGGCGGTCGAAGCGCTGCTGAGCGAGCAGGCGGGGGAGAAAGTGAGCTTGGAGCAGAGGCCGGAGGGAGAGGTGCCTGATCCGGCAGGAACGCTGGCGGAAGCTGTCGATTCTTCTCTAGGCCAGGCGCGACAACGCGAGAGCGGGTCCAAGCGGCCGCCAAGGGTGATTTTGCTTTGTCCGCAGGGTGAGCCTTTTACGCAAGCGAAAGCGGAGGAGTTGGCCCGTGAGGACCATCTGATCATGATCTGCGGCCATTACGAAGGATATGATGAACGAATCCGCGAGCATCTGGTAACGGATGAAATCTCCGTCGGCGATTATGTGCTGACAGGCGGGGAGCTCCCAGCCATGGTGGTGACGGACAGCGTCATCCGTTTGCTCCCGGGCGTGCTCGGCAATGAGACCAGCGCGGTAACGGATTCGTTCAGCACGGGACTGCTGGAGTACCCGCATTATACCCGTCCGGTGGAATTCCGCGGCTGGAAGGTGCCGGATATTTTGCTCAGCGGCCATCACAGCAATATTGACGCCTGGCGCCGCAAAGAGGCTTTGAGACGTACCTGGAAGCGCCGCCCCGACCTGCTGGATAAGCTGGAGCTGACCCAGCAGGACAAGCTTTGGCTGAAGGAAATCCAAGCGTCTGAAGAGCCATAA
- the mscL gene encoding large conductance mechanosensitive channel protein MscL, whose translation MWKEFKAFAFKGNVLDLAIGVVIGAAFGKIVTSIVNDLITPIIGIIIGGLNFSGLALEVGDSKITYGNLIQTIIDFLLTAASIFLFIKLLGRFKKKEEEKPAAPPVPSREEMLLTEIRDLLKQQRQES comes from the coding sequence ATGTGGAAGGAATTTAAGGCGTTTGCCTTTAAAGGAAATGTGCTCGATTTGGCGATCGGCGTGGTGATCGGAGCGGCCTTTGGCAAAATCGTGACTTCGATCGTAAACGATCTGATTACCCCGATTATCGGTATTATCATTGGCGGGCTCAACTTCTCGGGTTTGGCTCTGGAGGTTGGCGACTCCAAAATTACATACGGCAACCTGATTCAAACAATCATTGATTTTCTGCTGACGGCAGCGTCTATTTTTCTATTCATCAAGCTGCTTGGCAGATTTAAAAAGAAAGAAGAGGAAAAACCGGCAGCTCCCCCTGTGCCAAGCCGTGAAGAAATGCTGCTGACGGAAATCCGGGATCTGCTGAAGCAGCAGCGGCAGGAATCTTAG
- a CDS encoding copper amine oxidase N-terminal domain-containing protein translates to MTACSNLSPSGGSSSSSSSKSSSSSSSKNSSSRSSKGSSAPKSTEPTYKKSKLSVFINGKRADFNSDLIIYQNTNMVPLREIADLLGATFSYDPSSGVISVSKNNNKVTFTMGSKKVYYNGEAETLNVAPMIVKGVAYVPLQSLVKGLGASLKADSSNQTLSICFFIYSFCKICPLSRQSELPCRFTK, encoded by the coding sequence GTGACAGCTTGCTCCAATTTAAGCCCAAGTGGGGGAAGCTCTTCTTCTAGTTCTAGTAAATCCTCTTCTTCATCTTCTTCTAAGAACTCTTCGAGCCGCTCTTCCAAAGGTTCCTCTGCCCCCAAATCCACAGAGCCAACCTACAAAAAATCTAAGCTGAGTGTATTTATTAATGGGAAAAGAGCCGATTTCAATAGCGATTTAATCATTTATCAAAATACGAACATGGTTCCTCTTCGCGAAATAGCTGATCTGTTAGGAGCAACTTTCAGTTATGATCCAAGCAGCGGTGTCATTAGTGTAAGCAAAAATAACAACAAGGTCACATTTACAATGGGAAGCAAGAAAGTATATTACAATGGGGAAGCTGAAACCCTTAACGTGGCTCCAATGATTGTAAAAGGTGTCGCATATGTTCCCTTGCAAAGCCTTGTTAAAGGTCTTGGAGCTAGCTTAAAAGCTGATAGTTCCAACCAAACCCTTAGTATCTGCTTCTTTATTTATAGCTTTTGCAAAATCTGTCCCCTTAGCAGACAGAGTGAACTTCCCTGTAGATTCACTAAATGA
- a CDS encoding recombinase family protein: MHLEKIRCAIYARVSTDQQGDSIENQVSQCQEYISRLGQQYDYTNVIIYKDEAVSGYYTSVFDRVEMKKAIQDAKNNQFKLLVFKEVSRVGRDKQENPAIIGMFEQYGVRVVAINDNYDSLNKDNITFDILSVLSEQESKKISSRVSSARKQKARRGQWGGEPPIGYKVNRESKRLEIDPDFKDIPIKIFELYVEKGMGTFKVAEYLNNKGIKTKNGNRWSRETINKLLRNQAYIGSVVYGTRKNQLQREYDDHGKMSKKKVQIKINKTEWQIVEDAHEPLIKKDVFYAAQRILLSKSHNRAPRRAYHPLTGILKCGKCNEGMVCQKRTYNSKEYRYYICKTYHKYGRDVCSQTNVNADELERVILDSVRQRLDKLPNDPFVMVANKSKDIERIQKEIKVKQQNKDKWKKDQIDIFKQRDLFDEETYQQQMLDIKRHILLLDEEITVMEKQIESLMDQIAESSSLEHYLEEFRKLDIGGPGSMCTSVNRVDTKNRENYAADRYIRSHSLGVEYPIAEWIRFPL, encoded by the coding sequence ATGCATCTTGAAAAGATTAGATGTGCAATCTATGCACGGGTCTCGACTGATCAGCAGGGGGATTCAATTGAAAATCAAGTAAGTCAATGTCAGGAATATATAAGCAGACTTGGGCAGCAGTACGATTACACTAATGTCATAATTTATAAAGATGAGGCCGTATCCGGCTACTACACGAGCGTATTTGACCGTGTTGAAATGAAAAAGGCAATTCAGGATGCTAAAAATAATCAGTTTAAATTGCTTGTTTTTAAAGAAGTAAGTCGGGTTGGACGTGATAAACAAGAAAATCCAGCCATTATCGGTATGTTTGAACAATATGGTGTAAGGGTTGTAGCCATCAATGATAACTATGATTCTTTAAACAAGGATAACATTACCTTTGACATATTATCCGTTCTCTCTGAGCAAGAATCCAAAAAGATATCATCTCGTGTAAGCAGCGCCAGAAAGCAAAAGGCACGCAGAGGACAATGGGGGGGAGAACCCCCCATTGGGTATAAAGTGAATCGTGAATCCAAACGACTTGAGATCGATCCGGATTTTAAGGATATTCCAATAAAAATATTTGAGCTCTATGTAGAAAAAGGAATGGGTACCTTTAAGGTAGCCGAATACTTAAATAATAAAGGCATAAAAACAAAAAATGGGAACCGTTGGAGCCGAGAGACAATTAATAAATTGCTTCGCAACCAGGCTTACATTGGAAGTGTAGTGTATGGGACAAGGAAAAATCAATTGCAGAGAGAATACGATGACCATGGAAAAATGTCAAAGAAGAAAGTTCAAATCAAGATAAACAAGACTGAATGGCAGATTGTGGAGGATGCTCATGAACCTCTAATTAAAAAGGACGTCTTTTATGCTGCCCAGCGAATCCTTTTATCTAAAAGTCATAATCGGGCTCCGCGAAGAGCCTATCACCCCCTGACTGGAATATTAAAATGTGGCAAATGTAACGAAGGCATGGTGTGCCAGAAAAGAACGTACAACTCCAAGGAATATAGGTATTATATCTGCAAAACTTACCATAAATATGGAAGGGATGTTTGTTCTCAGACGAACGTGAATGCTGATGAACTTGAGCGTGTAATCCTTGACTCTGTACGACAACGTTTGGACAAGCTTCCCAACGATCCCTTTGTGATGGTAGCGAACAAAAGTAAAGATATCGAGCGGATACAGAAAGAGATCAAAGTTAAACAACAAAACAAAGATAAGTGGAAAAAAGATCAGATCGATATTTTTAAACAACGGGATCTTTTCGATGAAGAAACATATCAACAGCAAATGCTTGATATTAAACGGCATATCCTTCTGCTTGATGAGGAAATTACAGTGATGGAAAAACAAATCGAAAGTTTAATGGACCAAATCGCTGAATCATCATCTTTAGAACATTATTTGGAGGAATTCAGGAAATTGGACATCGGTGGTCCAGGATCTATGTGTACCTCTGTCAATAGAGTAGACACAAAGAATCGAGAAAATTATGCGGCAGATCGGTACATACGTTCGCACTCATTGGGCGTAGAATACCCAATCGCGGAATGGATTCGTTTTCCATTGTAG
- a CDS encoding IS3 family transposase (programmed frameshift), giving the protein MTKKYDKEFKLQTIQMIQEEGKAVAQVARELGISDNTLYRWMAEYKKDGAQAFPGSGQLKADDKAMRDLQKRLRDLEEENDILKKGDALLRQRPALIYAFIHDHRFKCRVSKMCEAFEVSRSGYYKWTQRKASKREKRRRKLERRIRRIFLESRRLYGSPKVAKELHKQGIRVSEKTVARIMKELGLRSRTVKKYKATTNSKHNLPVQENVLNREFNPSAPNKAWVADITYIPTDEGWLYLASIMDLYSRKIVGFHMDERMTKELVLTALDRAHSQQRPCEEVLHHSDRGSQYASHDYQARLRTYKMKGSMSRKGNCYDNACIESFHSVLKKELVYLEKFKTRKQAKKRIFEYITCFYNGKRIHSAIGYSTPNECERMYRSAA; this is encoded by the exons ATGACGAAAAAATACGATAAAGAATTTAAACTGCAAACGATTCAGATGATCCAGGAAGAAGGGAAAGCGGTGGCGCAGGTCGCCCGCGAACTGGGGATCAGCGACAACACCCTGTATCGTTGGATGGCGGAATACAAGAAAGACGGCGCACAGGCCTTTCCAGGCAGTGGGCAACTGAAAGCCGACGATAAAGCAATGAGAGATCTTCAGAAACGCCTTCGTGATCTGGAAGAGGAGAACGACATCTTAAAAAAGG GCGATGCACTACTTCGCCAAAGACCGGCGCTGATCTATGCCTTCATCCACGATCATCGCTTCAAGTGCCGAGTCTCGAAGATGTGCGAAGCCTTTGAAGTATCCCGAAGCGGCTATTACAAATGGACCCAGCGAAAAGCCAGCAAACGTGAAAAGCGACGTCGCAAGCTGGAGCGGCGGATCCGTCGTATCTTTCTAGAATCCCGTCGATTATATGGAAGCCCCAAAGTAGCAAAAGAACTGCACAAGCAGGGCATACGAGTGTCCGAGAAAACAGTCGCTCGGATCATGAAGGAGCTGGGTTTACGTTCTCGCACGGTGAAGAAATACAAGGCCACAACCAACTCGAAGCACAACCTGCCTGTCCAAGAGAACGTGTTGAACCGCGAGTTTAATCCGTCCGCTCCAAACAAGGCCTGGGTGGCTGATATTACGTATATCCCGACCGATGAGGGGTGGCTATACCTGGCAAGCATCATGGACCTGTACAGTCGTAAAATCGTTGGATTTCACATGGATGAGCGAATGACGAAAGAACTCGTGTTAACGGCGCTGGACCGCGCCCACAGCCAGCAGCGACCGTGCGAAGAGGTTCTGCATCATTCGGATCGCGGCAGCCAGTACGCTTCTCATGACTACCAGGCGCGGCTGCGCACCTACAAGATGAAAGGCAGTATGAGCCGCAAAGGGAACTGCTACGATAATGCGTGTATTGAATCGTTCCACAGTGTGCTTAAGAAAGAACTTGTCTACTTGGAGAAGTTCAAAACACGCAAGCAAGCCAAGAAACGCATTTTTGAATATATTACCTGCTTCTACAATGGAAAACGAATCCATTCCGCGATTGGGTATTCTACGCCCAATGAGTGCGAACGTATGTACCGATCTGCCGCATAA
- a CDS encoding transposase, with product MYILQECLFSFEELLKIQPKERLPIFFSSLDLRPYAKELRSRSPRGAEGYCRQGILRALLAAPLEGISTFSGLHKRLDTDLRFRYQCGLPLDREAPSISTLSRVFSELTRKDLAKRLFEDLVTRCQQEGIIEGSNVAIDSAALRAYEKKQPKRKSEQTGNANWGAKIDSFGNKITWFGYKIHLAVDTKSELPIALEVTPAHVNDGEMAPGLIEKTASRTSTRFFILDAGYDQMKVYEAARNVKAQAIIPLNLRGEKEPPAGMTSNGTPCCSMGYAMTYWGVDGDMHKFRCPHATGKVDCPLGMAACSSSNYGMVVKVNAKDDLRRYSIPHRDTKRWKELYNERTSVERCNSRLKTYLTADAAHVRGIQKVTTHQYLNAIVLLASALAVSHHSKRAAA from the coding sequence TTGTATATTCTCCAAGAATGTCTGTTTTCCTTCGAAGAACTTTTAAAAATTCAACCCAAGGAGAGATTGCCGATCTTCTTCAGCTCTCTCGATCTGAGACCGTATGCCAAGGAACTGAGAAGCCGTTCACCCCGAGGCGCTGAGGGATACTGCAGACAAGGTATTCTACGAGCACTCTTGGCTGCGCCGCTTGAAGGAATAAGTACCTTTTCAGGGTTGCATAAGCGTTTGGATACGGATCTCCGGTTTCGTTATCAGTGTGGTCTTCCGCTGGATCGAGAAGCTCCTTCCATATCCACATTAAGCCGAGTTTTCTCAGAACTGACGAGAAAGGACTTGGCAAAACGGCTTTTTGAGGATTTGGTCACACGCTGTCAGCAGGAAGGTATCATAGAAGGCAGTAACGTCGCCATAGACAGCGCCGCTCTCCGCGCTTACGAGAAAAAGCAGCCCAAACGCAAAAGCGAGCAAACGGGTAATGCGAACTGGGGCGCAAAAATTGATTCCTTCGGCAATAAAATCACATGGTTTGGTTACAAAATTCATCTGGCGGTCGATACGAAAAGTGAATTGCCGATCGCCTTGGAAGTAACGCCGGCGCATGTCAATGATGGAGAAATGGCGCCGGGCCTGATCGAGAAAACAGCGTCCAGGACGAGCACACGATTTTTCATACTCGATGCGGGCTACGACCAAATGAAAGTTTATGAGGCCGCCCGCAACGTCAAGGCACAAGCCATCATTCCCCTTAATCTTCGGGGGGAGAAGGAACCGCCTGCTGGCATGACCTCGAACGGAACACCGTGCTGTTCCATGGGTTATGCGATGACATACTGGGGAGTTGACGGCGATATGCATAAATTTCGCTGCCCGCATGCCACGGGTAAAGTCGACTGTCCGCTTGGCATGGCTGCCTGCTCGTCTTCAAACTATGGAATGGTCGTCAAAGTAAATGCGAAGGATGATCTCCGGCGATACAGCATCCCTCATCGGGATACAAAGCGTTGGAAGGAACTTTACAATGAACGAACCAGCGTAGAACGCTGCAACTCCCGATTGAAAACCTATTTGACGGCAGACGCCGCACATGTCCGGGGCATTCAGAAAGTCACAACTCACCAGTATTTGAATGCCATTGTTCTGCTTGCATCTGCGCTCGCCGTTTCTCATCATTCAAAACGGGCTGCCGCTTAA
- a CDS encoding DUF4011 domain-containing protein, which yields MPVTSVDEKLSIHSRSLASLKLEIDLIEQETGANVFHVAYGFLEEYLNPDFYLRSPILFVSN from the coding sequence ATGCCTGTCACATCTGTAGATGAAAAATTGAGTATTCATAGTCGATCATTGGCAAGCCTAAAACTGGAGATTGATTTAATTGAGCAAGAAACGGGAGCCAATGTATTTCATGTGGCATATGGCTTCCTAGAGGAATATTTAAATCCAGACTTTTATTTACGATCTCCAATCCTTTTTGTATCCAACTAA